The DNA segment CCTTTACGCTCAAATTTGAATAATACTCGGAAAGTGGTGTCCAATGTTGCGAATTCGCCTACGTCGCGTAGGTGCCAAGAAGAAGCCCAGCTACAGGATCGTCGTCGCGGACCAGCACGCATCCCGCAACGGCGCCTTTGTGGACCAGATCGGGCACTATGACCCTATGATCAACCCTCCCGCCGTCACCATAGATGAGGAAAAGACGCTCAAGTGGCTCCGCACCGGCGCGCAGCCCAGCGAGTCCGTCGCGCAGATCCTCAAGAAGACCGGTGTCCTCGAAAAGGTCAAGCAGGCCTGAGCCCCATGAAAGAGCTCGTCGAGTACATAGCGCGCTCGATCGCAACCCATCCGGACCAGGTCCAGGTAACAGAGGAGACCTCCGGAGGGAGGATAATCCTGCGCCTGACCGTTTCACCGGAGGACAAGGGCAAGATCATCGGGCGCGAGGGCACGGTGGCGCAGTCCATTCGCGCCCTCCTCCGTGTCGCCGCTGTAAAACAGGGTACGCGCGCGGTCCTCGAAATAGACTGACCTCTCCGCAATTGCCAGCACAAGACCAGCAACGCCACGGACCCGCGACCCCGCCCGACGGCCATATCGTCGTTGGGAAAGTCGTGAGTCCGTGGGGCATTTCCGGCGAGCTCAAGGTAGAGTCTATGACCGACGTGCCGGGCCGCCTTGACAAAGGGAGCCAGGTCCAACTGAACGGCCGCCCGGCCATAATCGTATCGTCGCGACAGGCCAAGGGACTGCACATAGTCGAGCTCGATACCGTGCCCGACCGCAACACGGCCGAGACACTTCACGGCGCGCTTCTCACCATTCCACAGGACCAGACCCCCAGGCTCCCTGACGGCACCTTCTACCACTACGAGATCCTCGGCATTGACGTCCGGACCGAAGGCGGTGAGCCGCTGGGGCAGGTCACGGAGATCATGACCACGGGCGGGAACGACGTTTACGTCGTGTCCGGCGCGGACAGCCAGGACATCCTTTTGCCCGCCGTCAAGGACGTTGTGCTGCATATCGACGTGGGCAAGCGCCAAATGGTTGTACGGCTCATCGAAGGGCTGCGGTAGCTTCCGCCGCTCCCGAGCCCCGTGCTAAAATTGTCCACGAGCCGATACAACGTTTACCAGGGCCACCCAGCCGCACGGGCCTGTATCGCCCTGCAAGGTAACAGAGTTTTCAGGAGACTCCCATGTCAGGTCACTCAAAATGGGCAACGATAAAACACGCGAAGGCAGCCACCGATCAGAAACGTGGCGCCCTTTTCACCAAGCTGTCCAAGGAGATAATCGTTGCCGCGCGCATGGGCGGCGGTGACCCGGAAGGCAACTTCAGGCTGCGGCTCGCGGTGCAAAAGGCCCGCGACAGCAATATGCCTGTCGATAACATCAACCGCGCAATCAAGAAGGGCACCGGAGAGATGAAGGACGGCGAAGTGCCCGTTGAGATGGTGTACGAGGGCTACGGCCCCGGCGGCATCGCCATCATAGTACAGGCCGTCAGCGACAACCGAAACCGCACCGTCTCCGACATTCGCTCCAACTTCACCAAGCGCGGAGGCTCCCTTGCGGAGAGCGGCGCGGTCTCCTGGCAGTTTGCGCAGAAAGGCGTCCTCACGGCGGACATCGGCAGCCCGGACAAAGCGGATGACATGACGCTCACGGCAATAGACGCCGGCGCAGACGACATCAATGCCGAGAGCACAACGCTCACTGTCTACTGCCCCCCGGAAACCATGGAGAAGGTGAGGCGGTCCCTAACCGAGGCCGGCGCCACAGTCTCGTCTGCGGAGCTCTCGATGGTCCCCAAAGTGATGGTGCCGATGGATGAGAAATCCGCGCTGTCAGCCCTGAAGTTGCTGGACATACTGGAGGACCTGGACGATGTCCAGAAGGTCTTCTCCAACGGCGACTTCCCAGACTCGGCGATAGAGCAGTACCGGAACGGTAACTAACAGGAAAGTCAAGAAAAGCTCAGGGGCACACACATGTGTGCCCCTTGTCATTATACGCGTCCCTGATAGCCGCGCGATTCATCGCGCGGGCTACGAAGCCGGCAGCATCGGATCAAATACACCTGACTGCGGAACCCTTCGGGAGGTCCGACATGCGCATCCTCGGAATCGACCCGGGGACATACAAAATGGGCGTCGCGGTAGTGGAGTACGACGGCGCGCGTTACAGCGCCCTCTATTTTGATGTAATCACAACGCCTTTGAAGCAGCCCCTGTCGCGCAGGCTGGACTGCATTTTTGAGCGCCTGACAGACATCGTCGACCGGTGGAAGCCCACCGAAGTCGCCCTTGAGGAGCCCTTCGCCGCGAAGAACATCAAGGCGGCGCTGGCGACAGGACAGGCCCAGGCGATCGCTCTCCTTGTCGCCGCCCGGGCCGGCCTGGACGCAAGCGTCTACGCACCGGCACAGGTGAAGCGTGCCGTAGTAGACTACGGCGTGGGAACAAAGGAGCAGGTCCAGGAGATGGTCCAGATAATCCTGGGCCTTGATTCCACACCAAAGTCAACGGACGCCGCGGACGCTCTGGCCGTAGCCATCTGCCACATCAACGGCGCACGGGCATCCGAAATTGAGATGCGCGAGTAACGCCCACCGTCAAAAGCCATTGTGATAACCTGTTCCAACATCCTGCAACTTCGGACTTGTCCCTCATGATAACTGGAATTGAAGGCAAGCTGGTGAACATCGGCATCGGCTGGGTGGAGGTCTTCGTAGGCGGCTTCACCTTACGGGTCAACGTGCCGGTTCCCATGGCGGACTCCGTCGGGGCGATCGGCGAGACTGTGAGGCTCTACACCTCGTTCCAGGTGCGTGAAGACGGCATGTCGCTCTACGGCTTCAGCAACACCGAGTACCGGCAGGCATTCGAGGCGTTGCTCACAGTTAATGGAGTCGGCAACAAGGTGGCCATGTCCGTCCTCTCCCGCCTCTCGCCGGAATCGCTTGCCGCGGCAGTGGCGACGGGCGACACGGATGCCTTCAAGGGCATCCCGGGTGTCGGCCCCAAGACCGGCAGCCGCATCGTACTCGAGCTCAAGGGCAAGCTCAACATCGAGCTCACTGCCGCGCCGGCGGCGGCGGGGGAGGGGGATGTTTTGCAGGCGCTTACGGCGTTGGGGTACACCGTAGCGGAGGCGACGCAGGCGGCGGCGTCAGTACCGAAGGGCGCGGGGTTGACATTTGAGGACAGGGTGCGCATGAGCCTGCAGTTCCTGGCGGGGCGGTAGCACAGCCATGGAGAGCAATCCTTACGATTCATGCGCGGACGTTTACGATGCCATCTACTCGTACGTACAGGATGACATACCCTTCTACGTGGAAGAGGCCGTCGAGTCCGTAGGGCCGGTGCTGGAGCTGGGGTGCGGGACGGGCAGGGTGGCTATTCCGATCGCCGAGGCGGGCGTGGAGGTTGTGGGGCTGGACTTTTCGAAGCAGATGCTCCAGGTAGCGCGGCGCAAAGCGAAGCAGGCGATGCCACGAGGCGAGAGCAAGCTGACGCTCGTGCACGGCGATATGCGGGACTTCTCTCTCGACCGCAAGTTCAAGCTCGTTATCATTCCCTTCAGGGGATTCCTCTCGCTACTCACTGTGGACGACCAGGTGAAGTGCCTGGAGACGATCAGGCGCCACCTTGAGCCGGACGGGCGGCTGATCTTCGATATCTTCGTGCCGGACCCGCAGATGCTGGCGCAGGACGAGGACATCGCCTACCACCTCAGGGACGTCGAGGACGGGGAGGGTGGGAAGATCGTCCTGTGGCACCAGACAAGGTACGACCACTACAGCCAGGCCATGTCCGTGCGGGTTACCGCGGACGTGGTCGCGCCCGGAGGGGACGTTTCCCGCCGCATCTACCGCGAATTCGACCTCCGCTACGCGCATCGCTGGGAGATGCACCACCTTCTCCGCACCTGCGGCTACGAAGTGCTTGACCTGTTCGGGGACTTTGGGATGTCGCCGTTTGAGGAGGGGAGCGAAGAGATGATATGGGTGGCGCGCGCCGCACGCTGAAGCCCGCGCGGGCATTCGAGCGGTTGGACGAGTTAGACGGGTTGGACGGGTTGGACGGGTTGGACGGCGGCCTCTTCAAAGGGTCTTAACATCCGCTTGCTAAAATACCCTCCTGAATGGCAGCCACGTTGTATCTATCGCTGGTGCATCGGATGCCGATGTACCAACCCACATTTTGCCGTTCAGGGGTCGTTTATGTCACGAAAGCACATATTCAGTCTCGCGTTGCCCTTCGTTTCTCTCCTGAGCATTATTGCCGTCGCCGCGTGCGGCGACGCCTCACCCACTGCCACGCCTACGTCCGAGCCTGCGTCGCCAGCGACGATTCCGCCTGAAGTTGCGACCCAGACGCCGGCCCCTCCCGCGGAGCCTACGTCCGCCGGCGCCCAGGGCTCCGCGCCGACGCAGACCGCGCGGCCGATCGACATCATGTCGCCTGCCCAGGCGTCCACGGCAACGCCGCCGGTCGTTGCGCCGTCGGCAACGGCCGCTCCCGCGCCAACGGCTGCGCCTCCGGTCCCGACGCCCACGCCGCTGCCCGCAGCGGTGGTGGACCAGATCATGGGGCACCCGGACGCCGTGGCGGCCGCCGTGGACCAGGCGATGAGCAGCCTTTACGAGCGCGTGCTGCCTTCAGTGGTCCACATCCGCGTCCAGCGGCGGACGACTTCCGGCGCGTTCGTGGACCTGGGCGAGGGCTCCGGCTTCGTTTGGGACAAGCAGGGCCACATTGTGACGAACAATCACGTTGTCAGCGGCGCAGCGCGCGTAATCGTCATTTTCCACGACGGCACGGAGGCGAACGCGACGGTGCTCGGCGTCGATCCTTATGCTGACCTTGCGGCGCTGAAGGTTGACCTGCCGGCCGAGCGGCTGACGCCTGTTGCACTCGGCGACGACAGCGAGGTAAAGGTCGGACAGATGGCGATAGCCATCGGCAACCCCTTCGGCCAGGACTTCACGATGACGAAGGGCATTGTGAGCGCCCTCGGCCGCACCATTGAGGGGCTGGTGGCATCGTACACGAACCCCGAGATCATCCAGACAGACGCGCCGATCAACCCGGGCAACTCCGGTGGGCCTTTGCTTGACAGGCTGGGGCGCGTGATCGGCATCAACACACAGATCATCAGCGAGACGGGCGGCTCGGCGGGCATCGGCTTCGCGGTGCCTGTGGACACGGCGAAGCGGGTGGTCCCCGACCTCATCTCGAAGGGCAAGTACGAGTACGCCTACCTGGGGATCAGCGGCGGCGACCTCTACCCGGAGCTGGCCGCGGCGCTGGGAGTGGAGACGACCCTCAAGGGCATCTACATGGAGCAGGTATTCACCGGAGGGCCGGCCAGCCAGGCCGGGCTGATGGCGACGACGATCACAAGCGACGCCCGCGGCAACCCGGTGGTCCGGCGCGGCGACATTATCCTGGCGCTCGACGGCGTGCCGATGAAGTCGATGAAGGACCTCAGCGCGCACATGGTCAGGCACCGCAGGCCGGGCGACACGGTAAAGGTCACGATTTTGAGGGCGAGCGGCATTACTGTGACCGTGGACGTGGTCGTTTCCGTGCGGCCGATATCGCAGCTGACGGACAACCATTAAGAGGCGCACGGGTGACGTGTGGGCGGAAGCCGTGGGCGAATGAAGTCAGGGCGGAAGGCGTGGGCGAATGGGGACGTGGGCGAATGTCCGGCATGCCCCTGGAACGTTGCCTGATGATGAGGCGGTCTGGCCCTGCGGCGTCGCCTGAACGATCCTTCGTCCGCCGCAGCGGACTCAGGATGACAAAGGTGGGGAGCGCCCCAGGATAGGCCTCCCCATTTTCCCCTCGCCAGAGGGGGGCAGTCTGGACTACAATATCCATGCGGCCATCTGTTCCAATTCCCTCGTTTTGCGCCACGGGAGAGCTGTCTCATGCCCCAGTTCAAGATCGAATCGCATTTTGTGCCAACCGGCGACCAGCCGCTTGCTATTGCGAAGCTGGTGGACGGCGTGGGGCGCGGCAACAAGCACCAGACGCTGCTGGGCGTTACCGGCAGCGGCAAGACGTTCACGATGGCGTGCGTCATCGAGCGCCTGCAGCGTCCTGCGCTGGTGATCGCCCACAACAAGACGCTGGCGGCGCAGCTCACGACCGAGTTCCAGGAGTTCTTCCCCACCAACTCCGTCGAGTACTTCGTCAGCTACTACGACTACTACCAGCCCGAGGCGTACGTGCCCCGGACGGACACATATATCGAGAAGGACTCCGACATCAACGAGCAGCTAGACAAGCTGCGCCATTCGGCGACGCGGGCGGTGCTGACCCGCCGGGACGTGATAATCGTCGCGTCTGTTTCTTGCATCTTCGGCCTGGGCTCGCCGGAGGAGTACCAGAGCTTCGTCGCGTACATCCGCAAGGGCGAGAAGCGCAGCCGTAACAAGCTGATGCGGCAGCTCGTGGACATGCAGTACGAGCGCAACGACATTGACTTCTCGCGCGGGAAGTTCCGTGTCCGCGGCGACACGCTGGAAATCCTGCCGGCGTACGAGGACGAGGTGGGCGTACGCATCGAGTTCTGGGGCGACGAGGTGGAGAGGATCACAACGCTCGACCCGCTGACCGGGGAGATACTGACCGACCGCGAGGACATCGAGATATACCCGGCGAAGCACTTCGTGACGTCCAAAGAGAAGCTGAACGAGGCGATCAACGACATCGAGAAGGAGCTCGTGGAGCGGCTGGCCGTCCTGAACGGGCAGGGGAAGCCGCTGGAAGCGCAGCGCCTGGAGTCGCGGACACGGTACGACATTGAGATGCTGCGGGAAACCGGCTACTGTTCCGGCGTCGAGAACTACTCTCTGCACCTTTCGCGCCGCCAGCCGGGGAGCACGCCGTACACCCTCATGGACTACCTCCCGGACGACTTCCTGCTGTTCGTCGACGAGTC comes from the SAR202 cluster bacterium genome and includes:
- the rpsP gene encoding 30S ribosomal protein S16, translating into MLRIRLRRVGAKKKPSYRIVVADQHASRNGAFVDQIGHYDPMINPPAVTIDEEKTLKWLRTGAQPSESVAQILKKTGVLEKVKQA
- a CDS encoding KH domain-containing protein; protein product: MKELVEYIARSIATHPDQVQVTEETSGGRIILRLTVSPEDKGKIIGREGTVAQSIRALLRVAAVKQGTRAVLEID
- the rimM gene encoding 16S rRNA processing protein RimM — its product is MTSPQLPAQDQQRHGPATPPDGHIVVGKVVSPWGISGELKVESMTDVPGRLDKGSQVQLNGRPAIIVSSRQAKGLHIVELDTVPDRNTAETLHGALLTIPQDQTPRLPDGTFYHYEILGIDVRTEGGEPLGQVTEIMTTGGNDVYVVSGADSQDILLPAVKDVVLHIDVGKRQMVVRLIEGLR
- a CDS encoding YebC/PmpR family DNA-binding transcriptional regulator, with amino-acid sequence MSGHSKWATIKHAKAATDQKRGALFTKLSKEIIVAARMGGGDPEGNFRLRLAVQKARDSNMPVDNINRAIKKGTGEMKDGEVPVEMVYEGYGPGGIAIIVQAVSDNRNRTVSDIRSNFTKRGGSLAESGAVSWQFAQKGVLTADIGSPDKADDMTLTAIDAGADDINAESTTLTVYCPPETMEKVRRSLTEAGATVSSAELSMVPKVMVPMDEKSALSALKLLDILEDLDDVQKVFSNGDFPDSAIEQYRNGN
- the ruvC gene encoding crossover junction endodeoxyribonuclease RuvC — protein: MRILGIDPGTYKMGVAVVEYDGARYSALYFDVITTPLKQPLSRRLDCIFERLTDIVDRWKPTEVALEEPFAAKNIKAALATGQAQAIALLVAARAGLDASVYAPAQVKRAVVDYGVGTKEQVQEMVQIILGLDSTPKSTDAADALAVAICHINGARASEIEMRE
- the ruvA gene encoding Holliday junction branch migration protein RuvA translates to MITGIEGKLVNIGIGWVEVFVGGFTLRVNVPVPMADSVGAIGETVRLYTSFQVREDGMSLYGFSNTEYRQAFEALLTVNGVGNKVAMSVLSRLSPESLAAAVATGDTDAFKGIPGVGPKTGSRIVLELKGKLNIELTAAPAAAGEGDVLQALTALGYTVAEATQAAASVPKGAGLTFEDRVRMSLQFLAGR
- a CDS encoding class I SAM-dependent methyltransferase, translating into MESNPYDSCADVYDAIYSYVQDDIPFYVEEAVESVGPVLELGCGTGRVAIPIAEAGVEVVGLDFSKQMLQVARRKAKQAMPRGESKLTLVHGDMRDFSLDRKFKLVIIPFRGFLSLLTVDDQVKCLETIRRHLEPDGRLIFDIFVPDPQMLAQDEDIAYHLRDVEDGEGGKIVLWHQTRYDHYSQAMSVRVTADVVAPGGDVSRRIYREFDLRYAHRWEMHHLLRTCGYEVLDLFGDFGMSPFEEGSEEMIWVARAAR
- a CDS encoding trypsin-like serine protease — protein: MSRKHIFSLALPFVSLLSIIAVAACGDASPTATPTSEPASPATIPPEVATQTPAPPAEPTSAGAQGSAPTQTARPIDIMSPAQASTATPPVVAPSATAAPAPTAAPPVPTPTPLPAAVVDQIMGHPDAVAAAVDQAMSSLYERVLPSVVHIRVQRRTTSGAFVDLGEGSGFVWDKQGHIVTNNHVVSGAARVIVIFHDGTEANATVLGVDPYADLAALKVDLPAERLTPVALGDDSEVKVGQMAIAIGNPFGQDFTMTKGIVSALGRTIEGLVASYTNPEIIQTDAPINPGNSGGPLLDRLGRVIGINTQIISETGGSAGIGFAVPVDTAKRVVPDLISKGKYEYAYLGISGGDLYPELAAALGVETTLKGIYMEQVFTGGPASQAGLMATTITSDARGNPVVRRGDIILALDGVPMKSMKDLSAHMVRHRRPGDTVKVTILRASGITVTVDVVVSVRPISQLTDNH
- the uvrB gene encoding excinuclease ABC subunit UvrB, which encodes MPQFKIESHFVPTGDQPLAIAKLVDGVGRGNKHQTLLGVTGSGKTFTMACVIERLQRPALVIAHNKTLAAQLTTEFQEFFPTNSVEYFVSYYDYYQPEAYVPRTDTYIEKDSDINEQLDKLRHSATRAVLTRRDVIIVASVSCIFGLGSPEEYQSFVAYIRKGEKRSRNKLMRQLVDMQYERNDIDFSRGKFRVRGDTLEILPAYEDEVGVRIEFWGDEVERITTLDPLTGEILTDREDIEIYPAKHFVTSKEKLNEAINDIEKELVERLAVLNGQGKPLEAQRLESRTRYDIEMLRETGYCSGVENYSLHLSRRQPGSTPYTLMDYLPDDFLLFVDESHMTLPQVRAMYGGDRSRKEVLVEYGFRLPSALDNRPLNFAEFEERINQVVYVSATPGPYEYEQSKHVVQQVIRPTGLLDPIIEVKPTKGQIDDLLYQVRVRVDLGERTLVTTLTKRMAEELSDYLKEAGIKTQYLHSEVETLERTEILRDLRLGVYDVVVGINLLREGLDLPEVSLVAILDADKEGFLRSRMSMIQTIGRAARHIDGRVIMYADKVTDSMKDAIEETDRRRALQEAYNREHGITPQGIRKTVHDITERVRMIAETRTPYVVKTDIPKDDLQRLIKDLEVQMKEAARNLEFEKAALIRDQILDIKKVMAEDPVRK